A section of the Candidatus Latescibacterota bacterium genome encodes:
- the pilO gene encoding type 4a pilus biogenesis protein PilO, whose amino-acid sequence MNLQDPVIQRRAFTVLITLLLGYLFFGSTLLPFTYRVKKAQIARVDAELAEQERKLEIARGKAGRLEVLQARMNEMQADWTRLEALLPRTEEMPEFLKEIARLASTVGVKIDLLQPGQTVPGEGVLTRPIEMRVHGDYHKVGRFIALVANASRVIRTDGLTIRGLDDASKKKNVEGDAKDGSIEATFRATLYMMEGSNAVR is encoded by the coding sequence ATGAACCTTCAGGACCCCGTCATCCAGCGGCGCGCCTTCACGGTGCTGATCACGCTGCTGCTGGGCTACCTCTTCTTCGGCAGCACCCTGCTGCCCTTCACCTACCGGGTGAAGAAGGCGCAGATCGCGCGCGTGGACGCCGAGCTGGCCGAGCAGGAGCGCAAGCTGGAGATCGCCCGCGGCAAGGCGGGCCGGCTCGAGGTGCTGCAGGCCCGCATGAACGAGATGCAGGCCGACTGGACGCGTCTCGAGGCGCTCCTGCCGCGCACCGAGGAGATGCCCGAGTTCCTGAAGGAGATCGCGCGCCTGGCCAGCACGGTCGGCGTGAAGATCGACCTGCTCCAGCCCGGGCAGACGGTGCCGGGCGAGGGCGTGCTCACGCGTCCCATCGAGATGCGCGTGCACGGCGACTATCACAAGGTGGGGCGCTTCATCGCGCTGGTGGCCAACGCCTCGCGCGTCATCCGCACCGACGGGCTCACGATCCGCGGTCTGGACGACGCGTCCAAGAAGAAGAACGTCGAGGGCGACGCGAAGGACGGCAGCATCGAGGCCACCTTCCGCGCCACGCTCTACATGATGGAGGGCAGCAATGCGGTTCGCTGA
- a CDS encoding RsmD family RNA methyltransferase: MRVIAGRFKGRRLAPAPPGVRPTSDRVRERLFAVLEPALAGVRVLDLCCGTGALGIEALSRGAAAALFVDRSAPSLAVLERNLAPLRAAAPELAMAVRRAEAVDFVRRQWPSPAPGLVFLDPPYGEPLGPALLAALAERRPARVVYESEDRDVDAPAGLVIERVLRFGDTRVTLLRGGEAP, translated from the coding sequence GTGCGCGTGATCGCCGGGCGCTTCAAGGGACGCCGTCTGGCCCCCGCGCCGCCGGGCGTGCGCCCCACGAGCGACCGCGTGCGCGAACGGCTCTTCGCGGTGCTGGAGCCCGCGCTCGCCGGCGTCCGCGTGCTGGATCTCTGCTGCGGCACCGGCGCGCTGGGCATCGAGGCGCTGAGCCGGGGCGCGGCGGCGGCGCTCTTCGTGGACCGCTCCGCGCCCAGCCTGGCCGTGCTCGAGCGCAACCTGGCGCCGCTGCGGGCGGCCGCGCCGGAGCTCGCGATGGCGGTGCGGCGGGCCGAGGCCGTGGACTTCGTCCGGCGCCAGTGGCCGTCGCCGGCGCCGGGGCTGGTCTTCCTCGACCCGCCCTACGGCGAGCCCCTGGGACCCGCGCTGCTGGCGGCGCTGGCCGAGCGGCGGCCGGCGCGGGTCGTCTACGAGAGCGAGGACCGGGACGTGGACGCGCCCGCGGGCCTCGTCATCGAGCGCGTGCTGCGCTTCGGCGACACGCGCGTCACCCTGCTGCGAGGAGGCGAGGCGCCATGA
- the aroC gene encoding chorismate synthase, with protein sequence MQLLTAGESHGPGLTAILEGLPMGLKVDPVRLNAQLARRQEGYGRGGRMKIEKDQVRVTGGLRRGVTLGSPLALWVENLDFANWERSMHPEPRRGSKAPKPVTQPRPGHADLAGVLKTGTGDIRNVLERASARETAARVAAGSVCRLLLEELGVMVFSHVLSIGGVKAQVDYGDLAALAEAAAANDLHVADGDAYARMVRTIKAVWKDGDTLGGVAEVVVTGLPAGLGSYVHWERRLDARLGEAILSIPAVKGMEIGPAFENAQMRGSRVMDVILPAKAAATGLRYARGSNRMGGLEGGMTNGEPLLVRGAMKPISTLMQPLDSVDIATGRAVKAVRERSDCTAVAAMGVVMEAMCALVLADAVLDEFRADTLRDLKQAWRLYRRQQTRR encoded by the coding sequence CTGCAGCTGCTCACCGCGGGCGAGTCCCACGGCCCCGGTCTCACGGCGATTCTCGAAGGCCTGCCCATGGGCCTCAAGGTCGATCCCGTCCGTCTGAACGCGCAACTCGCACGCCGTCAGGAGGGCTACGGCCGCGGGGGCCGCATGAAGATCGAGAAGGACCAGGTCCGCGTGACCGGCGGCCTCCGCCGCGGCGTGACCCTGGGCAGTCCGCTGGCGCTCTGGGTGGAGAACCTGGACTTCGCCAACTGGGAGCGGAGCATGCACCCGGAGCCGCGGCGCGGAAGCAAGGCGCCGAAGCCGGTCACCCAGCCGCGGCCGGGCCACGCCGACCTGGCCGGCGTCCTCAAGACGGGCACCGGCGACATCCGAAACGTGCTGGAGCGCGCCAGCGCGCGCGAGACGGCCGCGCGGGTGGCGGCCGGGAGCGTCTGCCGCCTGCTGCTGGAGGAGCTGGGGGTGATGGTCTTCAGCCACGTGCTGTCCATCGGCGGGGTCAAGGCGCAGGTCGACTACGGCGACCTGGCCGCCCTGGCCGAGGCGGCGGCCGCCAACGATCTCCACGTGGCCGACGGCGACGCCTACGCGCGCATGGTGCGCACGATCAAGGCCGTCTGGAAGGACGGCGACACGCTCGGCGGCGTGGCCGAGGTGGTGGTGACGGGGCTGCCGGCGGGGCTGGGCAGCTACGTCCACTGGGAGCGGCGGCTGGACGCGCGGCTGGGCGAGGCGATCCTGTCCATCCCCGCCGTGAAGGGCATGGAGATCGGCCCGGCCTTCGAGAACGCCCAGATGCGCGGCAGCCGCGTGATGGACGTGATACTGCCCGCCAAGGCCGCCGCCACGGGTCTGCGCTACGCGCGGGGCTCGAATCGCATGGGGGGGCTCGAGGGCGGCATGACCAACGGCGAGCCGCTGCTCGTGCGCGGCGCCATGAAGCCGATCTCGACCTTGATGCAGCCGCTGGACAGCGTCGACATCGCCACCGGCCGCGCGGTGAAGGCCGTGCGCGAGCGCAGCGACTGCACCGCCGTTGCCGCCATGGGCGTCGTGATGGAAGCCATGTGCGCGCTCGTGTTGGCCGACGCCGTCCTCGACGAGTTCCGCGCGGACACCCTGCGCGACCTCAAGCAGGCCTGGCGACTCTACCGCCGGCAGCAGACCCGGCGCTGA
- a CDS encoding shikimate kinase translates to MRIHLLGFMAAGKSSLGPAIARRGGLPFLDLDQEVERRSGLTVPDLFALVGERAFREEEHAALRALEGRRDLVLATGGGAVEDPSNRALLGAGFCVYLDWEWPLLAARILARPASRPLAAGGETALRERWERRVPLYRGLARLVLPLGSREAEMDRRRLREQLSRRILAAARAAEGEEAPPCA, encoded by the coding sequence GTGCGCATCCACCTGCTGGGCTTCATGGCCGCGGGCAAGAGCAGCCTGGGACCCGCGATCGCGCGCCGCGGCGGACTGCCCTTCCTCGACCTGGACCAGGAGGTGGAGCGGCGCAGCGGACTGACCGTCCCCGATCTCTTCGCGCTCGTGGGGGAGCGCGCCTTCCGCGAGGAGGAGCACGCCGCACTGCGTGCGCTGGAGGGCCGGCGCGACCTCGTGCTGGCCACCGGCGGCGGCGCGGTGGAGGACCCGTCGAACCGCGCGCTGCTGGGCGCGGGCTTCTGCGTCTACCTGGACTGGGAGTGGCCGCTGCTCGCCGCGCGGATCCTGGCGCGGCCCGCCAGCCGGCCGCTGGCGGCGGGTGGCGAGACGGCGCTGCGCGAGCGCTGGGAGCGCCGGGTGCCGCTCTACCGGGGGCTGGCGCGGCTCGTCCTGCCGCTGGGGTCCCGCGAGGCGGAGATGGACCGGCGCCGCTTGCGCGAGCAGCTGAGCCGCCGTATCCTCGCCGCCGCCCGCGCGGCCGAGGGGGAGGAGGCGCCGCCGTGCGCGTGA
- a CDS encoding AMIN domain-containing protein, translated as MLGKTLRIAALLVILACSGLTAQAATLLNSLVWEDGVLILGFDGPYESRSMVLDDPDRIVLDFPDVRSTLDVQDYAGSGDLQAIRVGQNEPDEPGGLKARIVLDLSAPHNFLTEESGRFLRITLAPSGQMPASPSAGAVIASAPKAAPKAAPADEDELPVVAESETLHAPRPVAAASMGAMDALPDEAPAAKAKATKPDLDGEDRAPFDWEQADKAKAASAPAASGDAASEFARLSGGGSASSAGAAVSAAKNAAAKLEQRQAEAEAVFYGDPFETPEAASSTSEVESAPRSVAVVKAQAPVAKSQSQAAPVGKPVVMAAATGGAVGMAAASETAAQPSAPSSSGAPVKTAPVVKFDRGTQQTAAEAAPMQVADASAAIAKREPVQVAQAAPAAQPKAAPAAKTSASLMAGHGAVKPDDAPITLEMRGAEFRTVLRAFSEFANVNIVAGQEVKSKVSVTLDDVPWREALAAVCSANGYAVREEHGVLRVAPRGSLLQEDMEMLTAEKKRQEYRPLETRVINLSYAVAEEMTEPLSKMLTERGKMDVDERTNSLLITDLPETVAQVAELAMRLDQLMPQVEITARIVDLDYRASRDLGIDWNALNVVNPDAGIVGNASVTQTFPEPAGQVQVASVRSWGELNVTLQALEQENKANIISTPRVTTMDNREANILVGKKIPLIVADEAGNAITQLTTIGIKMVVTPHINPDGKIMMQVLTEVSDLASEATVQGGVIITTSESKTNVMVDNGSTAVIAGLIKSSESTLENGVPFLGKLPILGRLFGYSNNTDSKRELIIFITPRIVQPGNSDTEADLRDQGYTLPLGG; from the coding sequence ATGCTCGGCAAGACCCTGAGGATCGCCGCCCTGCTGGTGATTCTGGCCTGTAGCGGGCTGACGGCCCAGGCGGCCACGCTGCTCAACTCCCTGGTCTGGGAGGACGGCGTGCTGATCCTCGGCTTCGACGGCCCCTACGAGAGCCGCAGCATGGTGCTGGACGACCCCGACCGCATCGTCCTGGACTTCCCGGACGTGCGTTCCACCCTGGACGTGCAGGACTACGCCGGCAGCGGCGACCTGCAGGCGATCCGCGTCGGCCAGAACGAGCCGGACGAGCCCGGCGGGCTCAAGGCGCGCATCGTGCTGGACCTGAGCGCCCCGCACAACTTCCTCACCGAGGAGTCGGGCCGCTTCCTGCGGATCACGCTCGCCCCGTCCGGCCAGATGCCGGCGAGCCCGAGCGCGGGCGCCGTGATCGCCTCCGCGCCCAAGGCGGCGCCGAAGGCCGCGCCGGCCGACGAGGACGAGCTGCCCGTGGTGGCCGAGAGCGAGACGCTCCACGCGCCGCGCCCGGTGGCGGCGGCGAGCATGGGCGCGATGGACGCCCTGCCCGACGAGGCCCCCGCGGCCAAGGCCAAGGCCACGAAGCCCGACCTCGACGGCGAGGACCGCGCGCCCTTCGACTGGGAGCAGGCCGACAAGGCGAAGGCCGCGTCCGCGCCGGCGGCCAGCGGCGACGCGGCCAGCGAGTTCGCGCGGCTCTCCGGCGGCGGCAGCGCGTCCAGCGCGGGCGCCGCGGTGAGCGCTGCGAAGAATGCCGCGGCCAAGCTGGAGCAGCGGCAGGCCGAGGCGGAGGCCGTCTTCTACGGCGATCCGTTCGAGACGCCCGAGGCGGCGAGCTCCACGAGCGAGGTCGAGAGCGCGCCCAGGTCCGTGGCCGTCGTGAAGGCCCAGGCGCCCGTCGCCAAGAGCCAGAGTCAGGCCGCGCCCGTGGGCAAGCCCGTGGTGATGGCGGCCGCGACCGGCGGTGCCGTGGGCATGGCCGCGGCGAGCGAGACGGCGGCGCAGCCGAGCGCGCCCTCGTCCTCGGGCGCCCCGGTCAAGACCGCGCCCGTGGTGAAGTTCGATCGCGGGACGCAGCAGACCGCCGCCGAGGCGGCGCCGATGCAGGTGGCCGACGCGAGCGCGGCGATCGCGAAGCGCGAGCCGGTGCAGGTCGCGCAGGCGGCCCCGGCCGCGCAGCCCAAGGCCGCGCCCGCCGCGAAGACCAGCGCCAGCCTGATGGCCGGCCACGGCGCGGTCAAGCCCGACGACGCGCCCATCACGCTCGAGATGCGCGGCGCCGAGTTCCGCACCGTGCTGCGCGCCTTCTCCGAGTTCGCCAACGTGAACATCGTGGCGGGACAGGAGGTCAAGAGCAAGGTGTCCGTCACGCTGGACGACGTGCCCTGGCGCGAGGCCCTGGCCGCCGTCTGCAGCGCGAACGGCTACGCGGTGCGCGAGGAGCACGGCGTGCTGCGCGTGGCGCCCCGCGGCAGCCTGCTGCAGGAGGACATGGAGATGCTCACCGCCGAGAAGAAGCGGCAGGAGTACCGTCCCCTGGAGACCCGCGTGATCAACCTGTCCTACGCCGTGGCGGAGGAGATGACCGAGCCCCTGAGCAAGATGCTCACGGAGCGCGGCAAGATGGACGTGGACGAGCGCACGAACAGCCTGCTCATCACCGACCTGCCCGAGACCGTCGCGCAGGTGGCCGAGCTGGCCATGCGCCTCGACCAGCTGATGCCGCAGGTGGAGATCACCGCGCGGATCGTCGATCTGGACTACCGCGCGAGCCGCGACCTGGGCATCGACTGGAACGCCCTCAACGTGGTCAACCCGGACGCGGGGATCGTCGGCAACGCGAGCGTGACTCAGACCTTCCCGGAGCCCGCCGGCCAGGTGCAGGTCGCCTCGGTGCGCAGCTGGGGTGAGCTCAACGTCACCCTGCAGGCCCTGGAGCAGGAGAACAAGGCGAACATCATCAGCACGCCGCGCGTGACGACCATGGACAACCGCGAGGCGAACATCCTCGTGGGCAAGAAGATCCCGCTCATCGTCGCGGACGAGGCCGGCAACGCCATCACGCAGCTCACCACCATCGGCATCAAGATGGTCGTGACCCCGCACATCAACCCCGACGGCAAGATCATGATGCAGGTGCTCACCGAGGTGAGCGACCTGGCCAGCGAGGCGACGGTGCAGGGCGGCGTGATCATCACCACGAGCGAGAGCAAGACGAACGTGATGGTGGACAACGGCTCCACGGCCGTGATCGCGGGCCTGATCAAGTCGAGCGAGAGCACCCTGGAGAACGGCGTGCCCTTCCTGGGCAAGCTGCCGATCCTGGGCCGCCTCTTCGGCTACAGCAACAACACCGACAGCAAGCGCGAGCTGATCATCTTCATCACGCCGCGGATCGTGCAGCCGGGCAACTCGGACACCGAGGCCGACCTGCGCGACCAGGGCTACACGCTTCCTCTGGGCGGCTAG
- the coaD gene encoding pantetheine-phosphate adenylyltransferase, giving the protein MTPTPAVRRWLYPGTFDPPTLGHLDLIQRALPLCDDLVVAVAENREKRTLLPLADRLALMETVTATMDGLRVLSFDTLLTEQVRTLKVNAVLRGVRAFSDFEYELVMALTNRKLLPTFETIFMMPSEPFLSVSSSLVKEIFRYGGDVSAFVPPAVLARLQALGTSSD; this is encoded by the coding sequence ATGACACCCACCCCGGCCGTCCGACGCTGGCTCTACCCCGGCACCTTCGACCCGCCGACGCTGGGGCATCTCGACCTGATCCAGCGCGCGCTGCCCCTCTGCGACGATCTCGTGGTGGCGGTGGCGGAAAACCGCGAAAAGCGTACCTTGCTACCGTTGGCCGACCGCCTCGCGCTCATGGAGACGGTGACGGCCACGATGGACGGCCTGCGCGTCCTGAGCTTCGACACCCTGCTCACCGAGCAGGTGCGCACGCTGAAGGTGAACGCCGTCCTCCGTGGCGTGCGCGCGTTCAGCGACTTCGAATACGAACTGGTGATGGCCCTGACCAACCGCAAGCTGCTGCCGACCTTCGAGACGATCTTCATGATGCCCAGCGAGCCCTTCCTCTCCGTGAGCAGCTCCCTGGTGAAGGAGATCTTCCGCTACGGCGGCGACGTGTCGGCCTTCGTGCCGCCGGCGGTGCTGGCTCGGCTGCAGGCGCTGGGGACGTCGTCCGACTGA